The DNA sequence AGCCGGAAAGGCCTGACGCAAACCGACTTGCGCCTGCGTCATGTTTTCCTGTTCGAACCGGAACGTATCGGTCGATAGGTTGGCGAGGGCGCCTCGTATCGTCGGGTCAGGCAGCTGCGAGTCTGCGACAGCCCTATCCTCAAGCGCCTCAGCCCTTACATCAAAGCGCAACAATGCCGGGTCTTCAGCCGTTACCGCAATTTTCACCGCCTCCGATAGGCTAAGCGGTGCCTCACCAGCGAACAAACCACTGGTCCATAACATGGCAAGAGCGACAGCTCCCGCGCGATAAAGATTATGCATGTGAATCTCGTGAGTCTGAGCAAGAACAGAACTACCTCGCGAGAACGCGAAGCAGCCTCCGGCGACGTTCAAACGAACGCAATCTGCTCAAATACGAGGGGGAGGAACATCCTTGGGCACCAATACCCCCTCCACCCTATTCTGAGGGTGGGTCGTGTATGCCAGTGCCAGAGTATGAAGGTCTGTGGAATCTCGTTGCGCCGAAACCGCTAGGCTACCGTTCGACGCGCAAGGCAACTGACACAGCTTGCCACAGGAGGGGGTTCCAGAGGTGTCATCACAATCGTCACACTCCGCGCAGTCGTCCATCATCATGACGCCCATCGTCTCATCCGCAGACATAGCCTCAGTCTGCGTCGGTATGGATGGCGCAGTGATGACTACGAAAGCCACGAGAAAATTGATGATCCAGTGGTTTAAGGACTTAAACAGCGTATACGTTCCGATTCTGACAAAAAGCCATGTCGCATCATATTACCTAGTCGATGCTTAAGAATTCACAACTTCGCGATAATGGAATAACATCAAGCCACCAGGATTGATCGACGTCAACCCATTCAGTCGGTGTTGCCATGAACTCGAATTTTAACCGTAGGGAGAAGTTTCGAGGTTTGGCTAAGCAGCAACCACCTTACGCTACAAGACAAACGCTATGACGCTATCCTTAAGTTATTCTCGTTTAAAGTTAGCTTTGCTCAGCTTTTGATGTGGTCCCCCAGCGGGTCCTCATCTGACCACCGTCAGAACGACAAATGTCAAAAAAATTTGTTTCCGTAGGATGCATTCCCGAAAAATCAGAGCAATGTGGGCGGGAATTCAATGTGCTGCCTTGATTTTGCTGTGCGGAATAAGATTCTATTGCGGGCGCCATTTCTGAACACGATTGTTCTGGAAATCCGTGATGAAAACATCGCCATTACCAGCGACGGCTACACCGATAGGGTGGCGGAACTGACCTGGACCGCCGCCAAATCGTCCGAAAGCAGAAAGGAAAGTACCATCGTGTGAAAATTTTTGGATGCGATGATTGTAAAAATCAGCGACGAACAGGTTTTGGTCCGAGCTAACGGTGATACTTGTTACCGTTGCAAACCAACCCCGGAAGGGCCCGAATATGTTCATTGCAAATGGCCCCCCCCACTTATCGAGAAATATCCCTGTGGCGCTGAACGCCTGAATGCGGTCATTATATCCGTCGGCGACGAAGATTGTTCCATCGGAGGCCACGGCAACGTCGGTCGGATAATTAAACTGCCCCAGCGACGAGCTGACTTCTCCTGTCGTTCCTAACTGTTTGATAAAGCTTCCATCTTCCCGCAATTTCTGTACACGCTGATTGTAGAAATCAGCGACCAAGAGATCACCATTGTTGGCAATGCCGATGCCACCGGGGGAGTTGAATTCTCCTCTGCCGTTTCCCGCACTGCCAATTATGCGTATCGGTGTCCCATCTAACGTAAACACCTGCACACGGTCGTTGAAATATTCTGCGACGTAGAGCATCCCCTCATGAATTGTGAGGTTCATCGGACGACCTAGGTCGCCGACAGATTCTCCCGGCCTTCCGAATGTGCGGAGAAAATGACCGTTCAGATCAAAGACTTGTATGCGTCCGTTCCGGGAGTCGGCCACGAATACCTCCTCATCGGAGACGGCTATACCGGTCGGGTCGTAAAATTGTCCGATCTCAGTTCCTTGCGACCCCCAGCTGGTTATAAAAATGTAGCTGGGCTCTTTGGCCGCTGGGACGAAGGCAACATAGAGAGCAGTGATAAGGACAAGGATTGTCAGGAGTGGGATTCCGACCCATCGTTTGATTGTTTTGCGTTGCATATGGATCTCAATTAGAAGTTAACGCGAACTCCGGTTCGCACAACAAAGTCTTCTTCAAGTGCACTTCCGTTCAAATCCTGAAACAGCGGCACCTGAATGATAGTTTCGGCGATCCAGCGCTTGGTCACATATTGCACACCGGGCGAGAGGGAGAAGGACGTGCCACCGGAGTTCGTATCGTCAATGCCAGCGTTTTTGTTCTCGCTGGCATAAAGTAAGTTGCCCTCCACTACGCCGTAGAGAAATCCTGGCACCCCGGGTCCTAAGTCACGTGGCCACAATCGGTACTGCAGCGAGGCATCAAGCCGCGCCTCGTCGCCAAACGTAAAATTGTTGGCCTCAGTATTGAATTTGTAACTTGCCTGAGCATCGATTTGATATTGCAGCGTTTGATAAGTGACGATCACGCCGCCCAACGGGTCCCAGGATCCCGAACCAAGTTGCAGCGTAGCGGGTAGGGTGCCCAGATTGTCGCTGTCATTGTCGTCGCCCGTCGGTATTTCTGCGCCTGCAAAGGGCGCGATGCGAAAGGTGCGCCCTGGCGCGTTATCTCGAATGACTGTGTATCGGCCAAACAAACGAGCGTCGCCGATTCCAGTGGTGTTGCGCGTCACGCGGCTGCCGCTTGGCACTTGTAGATCGAGCTCTTTGTTCAAGTATGGCAAAACACCGAAGATAGAAAAATTTCCGGTCACGCCATACCCAAGAACGGATACTGACCCTACAACATCTATTTTCCGATCCGTCGATAAAGGGTCGTTTCCTAATCTGCGGTAGAAGAATTGTTGGCGAAATACAAACTCATCTTCCGCCACGGGAAGAGCAGTGTTGAAAGTCTGTGGTGCTGCATAAGCTCTTGTGCCGAGGCTCTGGATCAAGAGCAACGCAAAAAATAAATACTGGAATGCTTTTTGCTGTTTCATCTATCTATCTGGTTCTTGGAAACCGCGCATCGTGAAACCTGCATTGTCTACAGCCTCGGCGGCTTGTTCTTGTGTAAGCTTGGTACCCGGCTTCATTGAGATGAGAACAGTGCCACTTTCGATATCCGTTGAAACGGTATCGACGCCGTCTATTCGGCTGAGTTGTTTTTCAATCCCATAGGCACAAAAGGGACAGGCTAGACCGACTGCCTGAAGAGTATATACGGCGCGTTCCGCTGCAAAAGCAGTACCTATAATGGCGACCGATACGACCAGGATGGTAAACAAAGCGCGGGTCTTCGTGGCTAGCGTGACATATTTCATCTGTGTTTCCTTTGCGGACGCGCTGCTCAGGTGAACGGTAGGCTGAGACCGGCTGCTTTCAGGTTATGGGTATCCGGACTCTTCCAGTACATCAATCGGCAAGTTTTCCGTTGATGACGATGGTGGGCACAGACACAACCCCGAGTCTGCAGTTTCGGTTGGCAACTTTGACATTCGGCATGTCGGGTATCTTGATATCGCCGGATGACCAAGGAACGTCGTTTACCGCGCGGCTGTGCCTTGGCACAGGGAGCATCCCATGCTGAAAATTTTTACTTTCCATTCTTTGATCATAAATATTCGCTCCTTCACTTTTTTGGACCCAAATTTCCCAAAATGGTGCACCGCCCAGCGGCAGGGCCCTTTTGAGGGCAGCTAGAGATCAATTCCTTGAGCACTGAGCGGATGTCTCGAAGCTGGGCCATTTTCCGCTCAACCTCTTCGAGTTTCGCCGAGGCCCGGGTTCGCACACTGCTGCATTCGGTATTTGGGTCTGCGTGGAGTGCAAGCAATTCATGAATTTCCCGCAGCGAAAAACCCAACGCTTGTGCGTTGCGGATAAATTGGATGCGCTCTACTATTTTATTTGAATAGGATCGGTAACCATTGTGTCGCGGCTTTGGCGGTTGTGTTATGAGGCCTTTGCGCTCATAGAATCTGATCGTTTCCACGCCGACGCCCGCTTCCCTAGCTGCGTTGCCTATTGTTCTCTGAGTCATTTTTGATCTCCAAGTCCAAATCTACAGCCCGTACTATAGTACGGTGTCAAGGCGCCGTTTAGCTGTCCCCGCCAAAAACTACATCCGTACTAACCCGCACCCCTAAAATCTCTGGATTTAGAGGTTAGTCTGTTCCTTGATTTGGGAGACGGACGATGAAGCGATCACAGTCCAGGGAAGACCAGACGAACAAGCGAACAACCGCAAGTTGGGCAAATCTTAGTTAGAGGTTCCATTGACTCCCTCGCGCTCGCTCACCCCGCGCAGCAGGAGAGCTTCTTTACATCCTTATCAAAACTCTGAGCCGCCAGCTTCAGCCC is a window from the Rhodobiaceae bacterium genome containing:
- the copZ gene encoding copper chaperone CopZ, translating into MKYVTLATKTRALFTILVVSVAIIGTAFAAERAVYTLQAVGLACPFCAYGIEKQLSRIDGVDTVSTDIESGTVLISMKPGTKLTQEQAAEAVDNAGFTMRGFQEPDR
- a CDS encoding putative MetA-pathway of phenol degradation is translated as MKQQKAFQYLFFALLLIQSLGTRAYAAPQTFNTALPVAEDEFVFRQQFFYRRLGNDPLSTDRKIDVVGSVSVLGYGVTGNFSIFGVLPYLNKELDLQVPSGSRVTRNTTGIGDARLFGRYTVIRDNAPGRTFRIAPFAGAEIPTGDDNDSDNLGTLPATLQLGSGSWDPLGGVIVTYQTLQYQIDAQASYKFNTEANNFTFGDEARLDASLQYRLWPRDLGPGVPGFLYGVVEGNLLYASENKNAGIDDTNSGGTSFSLSPGVQYVTKRWIAETIIQVPLFQDLNGSALEEDFVVRTGVRVNF
- the merR gene encoding mercuric resistance operon regulatory protein, with translation MTQRTIGNAAREAGVGVETIRFYERKGLITQPPKPRHNGYRSYSNKIVERIQFIRNAQALGFSLREIHELLALHADPNTECSSVRTRASAKLEEVERKMAQLRDIRSVLKELISSCPQKGPAAGRCTILGNLGPKK
- the pknD gene encoding serine/threonine-protein kinase PknD yields the protein MQRKTIKRWVGIPLLTILVLITALYVAFVPAAKEPSYIFITSWGSQGTEIGQFYDPTGIAVSDEEVFVADSRNGRIQVFDLNGHFLRTFGRPGESVGDLGRPMNLTIHEGMLYVAEYFNDRVQVFTLDGTPIRIIGSAGNGRGEFNSPGGIGIANNGDLLVADFYNQRVQKLREDGSFIKQLGTTGEVSSSLGQFNYPTDVAVASDGTIFVADGYNDRIQAFSATGIFLDKWGGPFAMNIFGPFRGWFATVTSITVSSDQNLFVADFYNHRIQKFSHDGTFLSAFGRFGGGPGQFRHPIGVAVAGNGDVFITDFQNNRVQKWRPQ